One Aphidius gifuensis isolate YNYX2018 linkage group LG3, ASM1490517v1, whole genome shotgun sequence DNA window includes the following coding sequences:
- the LOC122852867 gene encoding nuclear distribution protein nudE-like 1-A isoform X1: MELDTPEFTSKDDEIQYWMEVAQQMYQRKEEVEHELEEFQENSQMLEKELETSLEQSEKTNRELRQRNSRLSTEMEQLRSRLNQQTSDCSVFQSRATELESQHDQLVKYIRELEQKNDDLERAQRINTATEEAIEAKFNSAIEKNALLESELDEKESLKVIVQRLMDENRDLKQEINILKRYVPDNDKSADKVRSLVDSNKLQVELETNVNSIITPMTNQNITNGQQQQQVKIGNGVVGGVNNNNNNNNNINNNNNNNMNMPMAPSTRILAMNMIGDLMRKVGALENKLNTCRNASREDQSMRDLYREKKKRLIRRKQAIHDNKNRIKNGNNNL, encoded by the exons atGGAGCTTGATACTCCTGAATTTACTTCAAAGGATGATGAGATCCAATATTGGATGGAAGTTGCCCAACAAATGTATCAAAG AAAAGAAGAGGTTGAACATGAGCTGGAAGAGTTCCAAGAAAATTCACAAATGCTGGAAAAAGAATTGGAAACATCATTAGAACAAtcagaaaaaacaaatcgTGAATTACGTCAACGTAATTCAAGACTTTCCACTGAAATGGAACAATTAAGATCAAgattaaatcaacaaacatCTGATTGTTCTGTATTTCAATCAAGAGCAACTGAATTAGAATCTCAACATGATCAACTTGTCAAGTATATACGTGaattagaacaaaaaaatgatgatctTGAACGTGCACAAAGGATAAATACAGCAACTGAAGAGGCTATTGaagcaaaatttaattcagcaattgaaaaaaatgcattattaGAATCAGaacttgatgaaaaagaaagtCTCAAAGTTATTGTACAAAGATTAATGGATGAAAACAgag ATCTtaaacaagaaataaatatattaaaacgaTATGTACCAGATAATGACAAATCAGCAGATAAAGTACGAAGTCTTGTTGATAGTAATAAATTACAAGTTGAATTGGAAACAAatgttaattcaataataacaccAATGACTaatcaaaatataacaaatggtcaacaacaacaacaagttaaAA TTGGTAATGGAGTCGTTGGAGGtgtcaacaacaacaataacaacaacaacaacatcaacaataataataataacaacatgaATATGCCAATGGCACCATCAACAAGGATACTTGCAATGAACATGATTGGTGATCTCATGAGAAAAGTTGGG GCCCTGGAAAATAAACTCAACACTTGTCGAAATGCATCTCGTGAGGATCAATCAATGAGAGACTTGTAcag agaaaaaaaaaaacgtttaatACGTCGCAAGCAGGCTATTCATGATAACAAAAACCGGAtcaaaaatggaaataataatttataa
- the LOC122852867 gene encoding nuclear distribution protein nudE-like 1-A isoform X2, translating into MELDTPEFTSKDDEIQYWMEVAQQMYQRKEEVEHELEEFQENSQMLEKELETSLEQSEKTNRELRQRNSRLSTEMEQLRSRLNQQTSDCSVFQSRATELESQHDQLVKYIRELEQKNDDLERAQRINTATEEAIEAKFNSAIEKNALLESELDEKESLKVIVQRLMDENRDLKQEINILKRYVPDNDKSADKVRSLVDSNKLQVELETNVNSIITPMTNQNITNGQQQQQVKIGNGVVGGVNNNNNNNNNINNNNNNNMNMPMAPSTRILAMNMIGDLMRKVGALENKLNTCRNASREDQSMRDLYRTRRQVRVLTTGNNSIRL; encoded by the exons atGGAGCTTGATACTCCTGAATTTACTTCAAAGGATGATGAGATCCAATATTGGATGGAAGTTGCCCAACAAATGTATCAAAG AAAAGAAGAGGTTGAACATGAGCTGGAAGAGTTCCAAGAAAATTCACAAATGCTGGAAAAAGAATTGGAAACATCATTAGAACAAtcagaaaaaacaaatcgTGAATTACGTCAACGTAATTCAAGACTTTCCACTGAAATGGAACAATTAAGATCAAgattaaatcaacaaacatCTGATTGTTCTGTATTTCAATCAAGAGCAACTGAATTAGAATCTCAACATGATCAACTTGTCAAGTATATACGTGaattagaacaaaaaaatgatgatctTGAACGTGCACAAAGGATAAATACAGCAACTGAAGAGGCTATTGaagcaaaatttaattcagcaattgaaaaaaatgcattattaGAATCAGaacttgatgaaaaagaaagtCTCAAAGTTATTGTACAAAGATTAATGGATGAAAACAgag ATCTtaaacaagaaataaatatattaaaacgaTATGTACCAGATAATGACAAATCAGCAGATAAAGTACGAAGTCTTGTTGATAGTAATAAATTACAAGTTGAATTGGAAACAAatgttaattcaataataacaccAATGACTaatcaaaatataacaaatggtcaacaacaacaacaagttaaAA TTGGTAATGGAGTCGTTGGAGGtgtcaacaacaacaataacaacaacaacaacatcaacaataataataataacaacatgaATATGCCAATGGCACCATCAACAAGGATACTTGCAATGAACATGATTGGTGATCTCATGAGAAAAGTTGGG GCCCTGGAAAATAAACTCAACACTTGTCGAAATGCATCTCGTGAGGATCAATCAATGAGAGACTTGTAcag GACTAGACGTCAGGTGCGTGTTCTCACCACTGGAAACAACAGCATtagattgtaa